A window of the Hordeum vulgare subsp. vulgare chromosome 5H, MorexV3_pseudomolecules_assembly, whole genome shotgun sequence genome harbors these coding sequences:
- the LOC123398523 gene encoding peroxidase 50-like, with protein MARSWSCMALLVLALSAQLGASDLSTGYYSNSCPNLESIVRGVVTQKMDDTIRTIGSTIRLFFHDCFVEGCDASVLIRSTPGNPTEMDTDDNKSLAFEGYETVRIAKEAVEAACPNLVSCADILTIATRDAIALSGGPFYPVELGRLDGLSSTASSVAGKLPQATSTLNQMVAMFRAHGLTMSDIVALSAAHTVGLAHCGKFRDRVYGSPADATLNPKYAAFLRTKCPADGSSDPPVLMDQATPTLFDNQYYRNLQNGGGLLASDQVLYNDNRTRPLVNSWANNTAAFSRGFVDAIVKFGRVGVKSGSDGNIRKQCDVFN; from the exons ATGGCCCGGTCCTGGTCGTGCATGGCGCTGCTCGTCCTCGCCCTCTCCGCGCAGCTCGGCGCGTCCGACCTGTCGACGGGCTACTACAGCAACAGCTGCCCCAACCTGGAGAGCATCGTGCGCGGCGTGGTGACGCAGAAGATGGACGACACCATCCGCACCATCGGCTCCACCATCCGCCTCTTCTTCCACGACTGCTTCGTCGAG GGTTGCGACGCGTCGGTGCTGATCCGGTCGACGCCGGGGAACCCGACGGAGATGGACACCGACGACAACAAGTCCCTGGCGTTCGAGGGCTACGAGACGGTGAGGATCGCCAAGGAGGCTGTAGAGGCCGCGTGCCCCAACCTGGTGTCCTGCGCCGACATACTCACCATCGCCACACGAGACGCCATCGCCCTG AGCGGCGGGCCGTTCTACCCGGTGGAACTGGGGAGGCTGGACGGGCTGAGCTCCACGGCCAGCAGCGTGGCCGGCAAGCTGCCGCAGGCCACCAGCACCCTCAACCAGATGGTCGCCATGTTCAGAGCGCATGGGCTCACCATGTCCGACATCGTCGCCCTCTCAG CGGCGCACACCGTGGGGCTCGCGCACTGCGGCAAGTTCAGGGACCGGGTGTACGGCAGCCCGGCGGACGCCACGCTGAACCCCAAGTACGCGGCGTTCCTGAGGACCAAGTGCCCCGCCGACGGCTCGTCGGACCCGCCGGTGCTCATGGACCAGGCCACGCCGACGCTCTTCGACAACCAGTACTACCGGAacctgcagaacggcggcggcctgCTCGCCTCCGACCAGGTCCTCTACAACGACAACCGCACGCGCCCCCTCGTCAACTCGTGGGCCAACAACACGGCCGCCTTCAGCCGGGGCTTCGTCGACGCCATCGTCAAGTTCGGCCGCGTCGGGGTTAAGTCTGGCAGCGACGGGAACATACGCAAGCAGTGCGACGTCTTCAACTGA